A window from Candidatus Binataceae bacterium encodes these proteins:
- a CDS encoding fructose 1,6-bisphosphatase has translation MCGSNNASQEAAEIRMQGFSGPAMLSYSELEYGGVVDKMNQLDQRFAVRQQPGTSKAA, from the coding sequence ATGTGCGGAAGCAATAACGCCTCCCAGGAGGCTGCCGAGATTCGCATGCAAGGCTTCTCCGGTCCGGCGATGCTGTCATACTCGGAGCTGGAGTACGGTGGCGTCGTCGACAAGATGAATCAGCTCGACCAACGCTTCGCCGTTCGCCAGCAGCCGGGGACGAGCAAGGCTGCCTGA
- a CDS encoding fructose 1,6-bisphosphatase codes for MTRSWLLRRHKTYRSGARYCAGLLLSPAIAKGYSYTIMDVSYAEGDRVIQFRALKELYDIACLLRDNERFVVESVHSRATNEIAAVGMDLAPPQHREQVHGQG; via the coding sequence GTGACCAGAAGTTGGCTCCTTCGGCGCCACAAAACGTATCGATCGGGCGCGCGGTACTGTGCAGGCCTGCTGCTCTCACCCGCGATTGCGAAAGGCTACAGCTACACGATCATGGACGTGAGCTACGCCGAGGGCGATCGCGTGATTCAATTCCGCGCACTCAAAGAGCTCTACGATATCGCCTGCCTGCTGCGTGACAACGAGCGTTTCGTCGTCGAATCCGTACACAGCCGTGCAACCAACGAGATCGCCGCAGTGGGTATGGACCTCGCGCCTCCACAACATCGCGAGCAAGTACACGGGCAAGGATGA
- the tpiA gene encoding triose-phosphate isomerase, with product MPSETIQSARRRIFVGNWKLNLTAPEARALMVALRKQIDGESARLARDRDLVVAPPNLALPAVAQELAGSSIQLGAQNMYCEDRGAFTGEASAPMLKVFGVTHVIVGHSERRNVFHEDDDLTNRKLRAALRHRLTPILCVGEHLADRERGRALEVVLGQVERGLSEVDDLDIARVVIAYEPVWAVGTGRNAKPGDVELIHGSIRGALLERYGRAVAHATRIVYGGSITASTIDAVLARDNVDGVIVGGASLQADSFAQIIRSAMLQ from the coding sequence ATGCCATCAGAAACCATACAGAGCGCGCGCCGACGAATATTTGTCGGCAACTGGAAGTTGAATCTTACGGCGCCCGAGGCGCGCGCACTCATGGTCGCACTCCGAAAGCAAATCGACGGCGAATCGGCACGACTCGCGCGAGATCGCGACCTGGTCGTGGCGCCGCCCAATCTGGCGCTGCCTGCCGTCGCGCAGGAACTTGCCGGATCGTCGATTCAGCTCGGCGCGCAGAACATGTATTGCGAGGATCGCGGCGCCTTCACCGGCGAAGCCTCGGCGCCGATGCTGAAGGTGTTCGGCGTTACGCACGTGATCGTCGGGCACTCGGAGCGCCGCAACGTTTTTCACGAGGACGACGATCTTACCAATCGAAAACTGCGCGCCGCGCTACGCCACCGGCTCACGCCGATTCTCTGTGTCGGTGAGCATCTCGCGGATCGCGAACGAGGCCGCGCACTCGAGGTCGTGCTGGGGCAGGTCGAGCGCGGGCTGAGCGAGGTCGACGATCTCGATATCGCGCGCGTGGTTATTGCCTACGAGCCGGTTTGGGCCGTCGGCACCGGCCGCAACGCCAAGCCGGGCGACGTCGAACTGATTCACGGCTCGATTCGAGGCGCGTTACTTGAACGCTATGGCCGCGCCGTCGCCCACGCGACGCGAATCGTTTACGGCGGCAGCATCACGGCCAGCACTATCGACGCGGTGCTGGCGCGCGACAACGTCGACGGTGTGATCGTCGGCGGCGCCAGCCTCCAGGCCGATTCGTTCGCGCAAATCATCCGAAGCGCAATGCTCCAGTGA
- a CDS encoding phosphoketolase family protein produces the protein MYEEDPSANLAKSPLSAEELSAIDAYWRACNYLCVGMLYLRDNPLLREPLKVEHIKKRLLGHWGSDPGQSLVWVHLNRLIKKYDLNMMYISGPGHGAPAVLANAYLEGTYSEVYPDRSQDLEGLRHFFRLFSFPGGVGSHCTPETPGSIHEGGELGYSLSHAYGAAFDNPDLIVVPVVGDGEAETGPLATSWHSNKFLNPIRDGAVLPILHLNGYKIANPTLLARIPHQELESLFVGYGYTPYFVEGDDPAQVHQQIAATLEHCIAEIRSIQDEARSSGEARRPRWPMIVMRTPKGWTGPKELDGHRIEGFWRAHQVPILDVTTNPAHLAALESWMRSYRPQELFDESGRLIPELKKLAPAGTRRMSDNPHANGGLLRTPLRLPDFREYAVDFAKPGQSQESSTQVMGEFLRDVMRDNMKTFRVFGPDETASNKLQAIYQASKKTWLAEMRPEDLDGSELSVDGRVMEMLSEHTLEGWAEGYLLTGRHAVFATYEAFAHVVDSMVNQHAKWLEKARIEVEWRRPVSSLNILISSTVWRQDHNGFTHQDPGFIDVLTNKSPLVTRIYLPPDANCLLSVADHCLRSVDYVNVIVADKQPHLQFLTMDEAVNHCTKGIGLWDWASNDQGAEPDAVIASAGDVATVEALAAVALLREHISDIKLRFVNVVDLFRMQPSAEHPHGMSDRDFDTLFTTDKPVIFNFHGYPWLIHKLAYRRANHNNLHVRGYKEFGSINTPLELAIHNQTDRFNLAIDVIDRVPRLRSVAAHFKEWLKDQISEHLRHAADQGTDKTEITDWKWPFEL, from the coding sequence ATGTACGAGGAAGATCCAAGCGCGAATCTCGCCAAGTCTCCCCTCAGTGCCGAAGAATTGAGTGCGATCGATGCCTACTGGCGCGCGTGCAATTACCTCTGCGTCGGGATGCTCTATCTGCGTGATAATCCGCTCTTGCGCGAACCACTCAAAGTCGAGCACATCAAAAAGCGCCTGCTGGGCCACTGGGGATCGGATCCGGGGCAGTCGCTGGTCTGGGTGCATCTCAATCGGCTCATCAAGAAGTACGATCTCAACATGATGTACATCTCCGGACCGGGCCACGGTGCGCCGGCCGTCCTCGCGAACGCATACCTCGAAGGTACTTATTCGGAGGTCTATCCGGATCGCAGTCAGGATCTCGAAGGGCTGCGTCATTTCTTCCGGCTCTTTTCGTTTCCGGGCGGAGTCGGCAGTCATTGCACTCCCGAGACTCCAGGCTCGATTCACGAAGGCGGGGAGCTCGGCTACAGCCTCTCGCACGCATATGGCGCCGCGTTCGATAATCCCGACCTGATCGTGGTACCGGTCGTTGGCGATGGCGAAGCTGAAACGGGACCGCTGGCGACGTCGTGGCATTCGAACAAGTTCCTCAATCCGATCCGCGATGGCGCTGTGCTGCCGATCCTTCACTTGAACGGTTACAAAATCGCCAATCCAACCTTGCTCGCGCGAATTCCGCACCAGGAGCTGGAAAGCCTGTTCGTCGGATATGGCTACACGCCGTATTTCGTCGAGGGCGACGATCCAGCGCAGGTGCATCAGCAGATCGCTGCGACGCTCGAGCACTGCATCGCGGAGATCAGGAGCATCCAGGACGAAGCGCGCTCCAGCGGCGAGGCGCGGCGCCCGCGCTGGCCGATGATCGTGATGCGCACGCCCAAGGGCTGGACCGGGCCAAAGGAGCTCGACGGACATCGCATCGAGGGTTTCTGGCGCGCGCACCAGGTGCCGATCCTGGATGTGACAACCAATCCGGCGCATCTTGCGGCACTCGAATCGTGGATGCGTTCTTATCGGCCGCAGGAACTGTTCGATGAATCGGGGCGGCTGATTCCGGAGCTCAAGAAACTCGCGCCCGCCGGAACGCGGCGCATGAGCGACAATCCTCACGCCAACGGCGGGCTCTTGCGCACGCCGCTGCGGCTGCCGGATTTTCGCGAATACGCGGTGGATTTCGCCAAGCCCGGGCAATCACAGGAATCCAGCACTCAGGTCATGGGCGAGTTCCTGCGCGACGTGATGCGCGACAACATGAAGACGTTTCGCGTTTTCGGTCCCGACGAGACTGCCTCCAACAAGTTGCAGGCGATCTACCAGGCGAGCAAGAAAACCTGGCTCGCCGAGATGAGACCTGAAGATCTCGACGGCAGCGAGCTTTCCGTCGACGGCCGTGTGATGGAAATGCTGAGCGAGCACACGCTCGAGGGCTGGGCCGAAGGTTATCTTCTCACTGGCAGGCACGCGGTCTTCGCGACCTACGAAGCGTTCGCACACGTCGTCGATTCGATGGTGAATCAGCATGCGAAGTGGCTGGAAAAAGCGCGCATCGAAGTCGAATGGCGGCGGCCGGTCTCATCGCTTAACATCCTGATCAGCTCGACGGTCTGGCGGCAGGACCACAATGGCTTTACGCATCAGGATCCCGGCTTCATCGACGTGCTCACCAACAAGAGTCCACTCGTCACACGCATCTACCTTCCACCCGACGCGAACTGCCTGCTGTCGGTTGCCGATCACTGCCTGCGCAGCGTCGACTACGTCAACGTGATCGTTGCCGATAAGCAGCCGCATCTGCAGTTCCTTACGATGGATGAAGCGGTGAACCATTGCACGAAAGGCATCGGGCTTTGGGACTGGGCATCCAATGACCAGGGTGCGGAACCCGATGCAGTCATCGCCAGCGCTGGCGATGTCGCCACGGTCGAAGCGCTGGCGGCGGTGGCGCTACTGCGCGAGCATATTTCCGACATCAAGCTGCGCTTCGTCAATGTTGTTGATCTGTTCAGGATGCAGCCTTCGGCGGAGCATCCGCACGGCATGAGCGATCGCGACTTCGACACCTTGTTTACAACCGACAAGCCGGTGATTTTCAACTTCCACGGTTATCCATGGCTGATTCACAAGCTCGCGTACCGGCGCGCCAATCACAACAACCTGCACGTGCGCGGCTACAAGGAGTTCGGCAGCATCAACACGCCGCTCGAGCTCGCCATTCACAACCAGACCGACCGCTTCAACCTGGCGATTGACGTAATCGATCGCGTGCCGCGTCTGCGCTCGGTCGCCGCGCACTTCAAGGAATGGCTCAAGGATCAGATCAGCGAGCATCTCCGGCATGCGGCCGACCAAGGCACGGACAAAACGGAGATCACCGACTGGAAGTGGCCGTTCGAGCTCTGA
- a CDS encoding acetyl-CoA hydrolase/transferase C-terminal domain-containing protein: MYEAEYKSRLMTAEAAVALIPKRGNLSMGMAISEPPALLMALEERIKAHEIEELRVYYSHSVAAAAFTILKYQYMNVIKPHPFFPTIVERTLAEQGLLDNRRVISYMPGNFSAMPRTLEQIGIDAFVVMVAPMDKGGFFSCGTNGDYTVPAARAAKKLIIEVNPKMPRVFGNCAVHISEVDAIVENESPLFSVPPRPGTETDEAIARHIVELVPDRATLQIGVGGVPNAVCSALNNHKDLGIHTELMMPSLGALIQSGAVTNKFKNVNRYKNVYTLAAGDAAFYELLNDNSSMEAYPVDYVNDAHVIAQNDRVVSLNAFLEVALDGAVNSESVMGRQYSAPGGQLDFVRGAQLSRDGKSILAAYSTAGKGAISRIVPRLEGPTTVPRADTQYIATEFGVANLLGKSIAERAEALIRIAHPKFQDELLHSAKLLGYR, from the coding sequence ATGTACGAGGCTGAATACAAATCCAGGCTGATGACTGCTGAGGCCGCCGTCGCACTTATTCCCAAGCGTGGCAACCTTTCGATGGGAATGGCGATCAGCGAACCCCCTGCCCTGCTTATGGCTCTCGAAGAGCGCATCAAGGCGCACGAGATCGAGGAGCTGCGCGTTTACTATTCGCATTCGGTCGCAGCGGCGGCATTCACGATCCTCAAATACCAGTACATGAACGTGATCAAACCGCATCCGTTCTTTCCCACCATCGTCGAACGCACGCTCGCGGAGCAGGGCCTGCTCGACAATCGGCGCGTCATCTCCTACATGCCCGGGAACTTCAGCGCGATGCCGCGGACGCTCGAGCAGATCGGAATCGACGCCTTCGTCGTGATGGTCGCGCCGATGGACAAGGGCGGATTTTTCAGCTGCGGGACCAACGGCGATTACACCGTGCCGGCCGCGCGCGCGGCAAAGAAACTCATCATCGAGGTCAATCCGAAGATGCCGCGCGTGTTCGGCAACTGCGCGGTGCATATCTCGGAAGTCGATGCGATCGTTGAAAATGAGAGCCCGCTATTTTCAGTTCCTCCCCGCCCGGGCACCGAGACCGACGAGGCAATTGCCCGCCACATTGTCGAGCTGGTGCCGGATCGCGCGACGCTCCAGATCGGGGTCGGCGGCGTGCCGAACGCCGTCTGCAGCGCGCTCAACAATCACAAGGACCTCGGCATCCACACCGAGTTGATGATGCCCTCGCTGGGGGCGCTGATTCAGTCGGGCGCAGTCACCAACAAGTTCAAAAATGTCAACCGGTATAAAAACGTCTACACTCTGGCGGCAGGCGACGCGGCTTTCTATGAGCTGCTCAATGACAACTCGAGCATGGAAGCTTACCCCGTCGACTACGTGAACGACGCGCACGTGATCGCGCAGAACGATCGGGTCGTTTCACTCAACGCGTTCCTGGAAGTCGCGCTCGACGGCGCCGTAAACTCGGAATCCGTGATGGGCAGACAATACAGCGCGCCGGGTGGCCAGCTCGACTTCGTGCGCGGCGCTCAGCTCTCGCGAGACGGTAAATCGATTCTCGCCGCCTACTCGACGGCCGGCAAGGGCGCGATATCCAGGATCGTCCCGCGCCTCGAAGGCCCGACGACGGTGCCGCGCGCCGACACCCAGTACATCGCCACCGAGTTCGGCGTCGCTAACCTGCTCGGCAAGTCGATCGCCGAGCGCGCCGAAGCACTGATCAGGATCGCGCATCCAAAGTTCCAGGATGAGCTGCTGCATAGCGCGAAGCTGCTGGGCTACCGCTGA
- a CDS encoding 4Fe-4S dicluster domain-containing protein, translating to MDADTHRPRYLNSANLEPLIGALAADGYQVVGPTIKEGAIVYGEIKSQADLPVGFTDIQEPGRYRLEKRRDAAIFGYAVGPHSWKKYLHLPTLRLWSANRSSDGRITLEDGDGEAPRLALLGVRACELAAIAIQDKVLTAGASVDTHYARRRANIFIVAANCIVAGGTCFCASMNTGPQVRGGYDIALTELIDGSSHGFLVEAGSAAGARILSRISSDEAGEDRITAAREVVAKTSQQMGRTLDTAEIKDLLYANLEHSRWDDVASRCLGCTNCTMVCPTCFCTTVEDHVDLTGSTAERVRQWDSCFTLDHSHVHSGSVRNSLRSRYRQWMTHKLASWIDQFGSSGCVGCGRCITWCPVGIDITEEAAAIRASDLRTRAKGRAV from the coding sequence ATGGACGCGGACACACATCGGCCTCGCTACCTGAACTCAGCGAATCTTGAGCCGCTAATTGGCGCGCTGGCCGCCGACGGCTACCAGGTCGTCGGACCCACCATCAAGGAAGGCGCGATCGTCTATGGCGAAATCAAATCCCAAGCTGATCTGCCGGTAGGATTTACTGACATCCAGGAGCCTGGCCGCTATCGCCTCGAAAAGCGCCGCGACGCTGCCATATTCGGATACGCCGTCGGTCCGCATTCCTGGAAGAAGTATCTCCATCTCCCAACGCTGCGCCTCTGGTCGGCCAATCGCAGCTCCGACGGCCGAATCACACTGGAAGACGGCGACGGTGAAGCACCGCGCCTCGCATTGCTTGGCGTCCGCGCCTGCGAGCTGGCCGCGATCGCGATCCAGGATAAAGTGCTGACCGCCGGCGCGTCGGTCGATACACACTACGCGCGCCGCCGCGCGAACATCTTTATCGTGGCCGCCAACTGCATCGTCGCCGGCGGCACCTGCTTCTGCGCCTCGATGAATACCGGACCGCAGGTGCGCGGCGGCTACGATATCGCGCTCACCGAATTGATCGATGGAAGCTCCCACGGCTTTCTCGTTGAAGCTGGCAGCGCAGCGGGCGCGCGCATTCTGAGTCGCATCTCGAGCGACGAAGCTGGCGAGGATCGAATCACCGCGGCTCGCGAGGTAGTCGCGAAAACCTCGCAGCAGATGGGCCGCACGCTTGATACCGCCGAAATCAAAGATCTGCTGTACGCAAACCTCGAGCATTCGCGATGGGACGACGTCGCCAGCCGATGCCTCGGGTGTACGAACTGCACCATGGTCTGCCCGACCTGCTTTTGCACGACCGTTGAAGATCACGTTGACCTGACCGGCAGCACCGCCGAGCGCGTGCGCCAATGGGATTCCTGCTTCACGCTCGATCACTCCCATGTTCACAGCGGCAGCGTTCGCAACTCGCTGCGATCGCGCTACCGTCAGTGGATGACGCACAAGCTCGCCTCGTGGATCGACCAGTTCGGCAGCTCGGGATGCGTCGGATGTGGCCGCTGCATCACCTGGTGTCCAGTCGGAATCGATATCACCGAAGAGGCGGCGGCAATTCGCGCGTCCGACCTGCGAACGAGGGCGAAGGGCCGCGCCGTGTAG
- a CDS encoding cyclic nucleotide-binding domain-containing protein yields the protein MEDLSRIIRSHPFVHGLDDAKIKFLTGCAANVRFGADKFLVREGSDANASFLIRSGRVVLEIDVPGRGAKQIQTVEEGEVLGWSWLYPPYRWQFDARAVTPVRAIQFDGACLRNKCEADHDLGYEIVKRLLYLVHQRLERTRLQLLDVYRSDR from the coding sequence ATGGAAGATCTGAGCCGCATCATCCGCAGCCATCCGTTCGTCCATGGCCTCGACGACGCGAAGATCAAGTTTCTCACCGGCTGCGCTGCCAATGTTCGGTTCGGCGCGGACAAATTTCTCGTTCGCGAAGGCAGCGATGCGAATGCTTCGTTTCTGATTCGCAGCGGGCGAGTGGTACTGGAAATCGATGTTCCAGGGCGCGGCGCCAAGCAGATTCAGACCGTCGAAGAAGGCGAAGTGCTCGGATGGTCGTGGCTGTATCCACCCTATCGATGGCAATTCGATGCGCGCGCGGTGACTCCCGTTCGCGCGATCCAGTTCGACGGCGCGTGCCTCAGGAACAAGTGCGAAGCCGATCACGATCTCGGTTATGAAATCGTGAAGCGGCTGCTTTACCTGGTGCATCAGCGGCTCGAACGAACGCGCCTCCAACTGCTCGATGTGTATCGCTCGGATCGCTAG
- a CDS encoding FAD/NAD(P)-binding protein — translation MDSLVNLSLDPMTPRFLEVRRVIRETADTVTLQLHDPEARTFKPGQFNMLYLFGGGEVAISMSGEPATPSKLVHTIRAVGSVTRPLADLRRGAMVGVRGPFGSAWPLEEAQRRGCDLLLLAGGIGLAPLRPAIYTVHRNRDRYGRMTILYGARNPADLLYDKEVAGWQQPRTHLRTIVDHGDLAWRGRIGVITELLAEASFDPLETIALMCGPEVMMRFAERELSRRGMPRENIFISLERNMKCALGFCGHCMMAGSFMCKDGPVFRLSDIAPFFGVREL, via the coding sequence ATGGACAGCCTCGTAAACTTGTCGCTCGATCCGATGACGCCGCGCTTCCTCGAAGTCCGGCGTGTCATTCGCGAAACTGCCGACACTGTCACGCTTCAGCTTCACGATCCCGAGGCGCGCACGTTCAAACCCGGGCAGTTCAACATGCTGTACCTGTTCGGCGGCGGCGAAGTTGCGATCTCGATGAGCGGTGAGCCCGCAACTCCCAGCAAGCTCGTGCATACGATTCGCGCCGTCGGCTCGGTCACCAGGCCGCTCGCGGACTTGCGGCGCGGCGCGATGGTCGGCGTGCGCGGACCCTTCGGCAGCGCGTGGCCGCTCGAAGAAGCGCAGCGCCGCGGATGCGATCTGCTTCTGCTCGCCGGCGGAATCGGCCTCGCGCCGTTGCGTCCCGCGATTTACACAGTGCATCGCAATCGCGATCGCTACGGACGCATGACGATACTCTACGGCGCACGAAACCCCGCCGATCTTCTTTACGACAAGGAAGTCGCCGGATGGCAGCAGCCGCGCACTCACCTGCGGACGATCGTCGATCACGGCGACCTCGCATGGCGCGGCCGCATCGGCGTGATCACCGAGCTGCTGGCCGAGGCGAGCTTCGATCCGCTCGAGACGATCGCTCTGATGTGCGGCCCCGAAGTCATGATGCGTTTCGCCGAGCGCGAGCTCAGCCGCCGCGGGATGCCGCGCGAGAACATCTTCATCTCGCTCGAGCGCAACATGAAATGCGCGCTCGGCTTCTGCGGCCATTGCATGATGGCGGGATCGTTCATGTGCAAGGATGGTCCGGTGTTCCGCCTGAGCGACATCGCGCCGTTCTTCGGCGTGCGGGAGCTGTAA
- a CDS encoding Ni/Fe hydrogenase subunit alpha, whose product MKTIKVNYLARVEGEGALRIRFRGDQVRDVELRIFEPPRFFEAFLRGRHFAEAPDLTARICGICPVAYQMSACAAVEDALAIRVPDHISDLRRLIYCGEWIESHSLHMFMLHAPDFLGFDGALEMAKSHRDAVSRGLAIKRAGNELIRTLGGREVHPINVRVGGFYSLPAPAELRALIPNLTAARESAREALEWMSHFEFPEFERDYEFVALRGERNYPFIGNRLQSNKGLDIGANQYDEAFEERQVSHSNALQSVIKARDHYVCGPLARFNLNFDLLTKVASEAARGVGLAAPCRNPFRSILVRCIETIEALEQAITIIENYDGKGAAHVEAKARAGTGYGLSEAPRGTLYHRYRIDEAGLIDDANIVPPTSQNQPSIEDDLREIAPRMLTLDHAEATRLAERAVRNYDPCISCATHFLKLTMERE is encoded by the coding sequence ATGAAGACGATCAAAGTTAACTACCTGGCGCGCGTCGAAGGCGAAGGCGCGCTGCGTATCCGCTTCCGCGGCGACCAGGTGCGCGACGTCGAGCTCAGGATCTTCGAGCCGCCGCGCTTTTTCGAGGCGTTCCTGCGCGGGCGCCATTTCGCGGAAGCGCCCGATCTCACCGCGCGCATCTGCGGAATCTGCCCGGTCGCCTACCAGATGAGCGCGTGCGCCGCCGTCGAAGATGCACTCGCGATTCGTGTCCCGGATCACATCAGCGATCTGCGCCGCCTGATCTATTGCGGTGAGTGGATCGAAAGCCATTCGCTGCACATGTTCATGTTGCACGCGCCCGACTTTCTCGGTTTCGACGGCGCGCTGGAGATGGCGAAGTCGCATCGCGATGCGGTCAGCCGCGGCCTTGCGATCAAGCGCGCGGGCAACGAGCTGATTCGCACGCTGGGCGGCCGCGAAGTTCATCCGATCAACGTTCGCGTTGGGGGCTTCTACTCGCTGCCCGCGCCTGCCGAGCTGCGCGCGCTCATCCCGAATCTGACGGCCGCGCGCGAGAGCGCACGCGAGGCGCTCGAATGGATGTCGCACTTCGAGTTCCCGGAGTTCGAACGCGACTACGAATTCGTGGCGCTCCGCGGCGAGCGCAACTATCCGTTTATCGGCAATCGCTTGCAGTCGAACAAGGGCCTCGATATCGGGGCGAACCAATACGACGAGGCTTTCGAGGAGCGCCAGGTGTCACACTCGAATGCGCTGCAGTCCGTGATAAAAGCGCGCGATCACTACGTATGCGGTCCGCTCGCGCGCTTCAATTTGAATTTCGATCTTCTCACCAAAGTGGCTTCCGAGGCTGCCCGGGGCGTTGGCCTCGCCGCGCCTTGCCGCAATCCGTTCAGGAGCATCCTCGTGCGATGCATCGAGACCATCGAAGCGCTCGAGCAGGCTATAACGATTATTGAAAACTACGATGGTAAAGGCGCCGCGCACGTCGAGGCTAAGGCTCGCGCCGGCACCGGTTACGGTCTCAGCGAGGCGCCACGCGGCACGCTTTACCATCGTTACAGGATCGATGAGGCGGGCCTGATCGACGACGCCAACATCGTTCCGCCAACCTCGCAGAACCAGCCGTCAATCGAGGACGACCTGCGCGAGATCGCGCCACGCATGCTCACGCTCGATCACGCCGAGGCGACGCGGCTCGCGGAGCGCGCGGTCCGCAACTACGATCCCTGCATCTCCTGCGCAACGCATTTTCTGAAACTCACGATGGAACGCGAATGA
- a CDS encoding hydrogenase maturation protease, which yields MNRPRARIIGIGQDTAGDDGVGIAVARHLGTLEVPADIEIIERAEPSAAIDLLSDGIKQVVFIDALVDGAKTGRVVEIDPSQHNAADGRPLSTHGIGLLEAIELARTLDRSAMPQRITIVGITIERPSRYRAEVSAPVAAAIPIAAKLALGQLGIAR from the coding sequence ATGAACCGCCCGCGCGCGAGAATTATCGGCATCGGCCAGGACACCGCCGGCGATGATGGCGTCGGAATCGCCGTCGCCCGGCACCTCGGCACCCTCGAGGTGCCCGCCGATATTGAGATCATCGAGCGCGCCGAGCCGTCGGCGGCGATCGATCTTCTAAGCGACGGAATAAAGCAGGTGGTCTTCATCGATGCGCTGGTTGACGGCGCCAAAACCGGCCGGGTCGTGGAGATCGATCCGTCACAACACAACGCCGCAGACGGGCGGCCACTCTCGACGCACGGCATTGGCCTGCTCGAAGCAATCGAACTCGCGCGCACCCTCGATCGGTCGGCGATGCCGCAACGGATCACGATCGTCGGCATCACGATCGAACGACCCTCTCGATACCGCGCAGAAGTCTCAGCGCCGGTTGCGGCCGCGATTCCAATTGCGGCAAAACTCGCGCTGGGCCAGCTCGGGATAGCGCGCTGA
- a CDS encoding LLM class flavin-dependent oxidoreductase codes for MASIDFGATLPSIKNIPDFACKAEAFGFDYLGSGEHMMFHGPVPNSLIGLSVAAGATTKIKLMSTVVLLPLYTPMVVAKMTAALDVASNGRYHMGIGIGGEFPKEFEACGVPVKQRGSRTNEALEVVTKLWTEKKVKFDGKYTTFDGVTIDPQPVQKPHPPIWVAGRKEPAMRRAATYGDGWLPYMYTPEMLHESLEKINQFGKEAGRDMSKFRPGLFIFASVYPDRDEAREQAARALGKNYAQDFTKIAGRYALYGNPDDCRKRLTEYVDAGARTIMVSWACRQDDIEANMKLIAEEVAPAFR; via the coding sequence ATGGCATCAATTGACTTCGGCGCGACGCTTCCCTCGATCAAGAACATCCCGGATTTCGCGTGCAAGGCGGAAGCGTTTGGCTTCGACTACCTCGGCTCCGGCGAGCACATGATGTTTCACGGACCGGTCCCGAATTCGCTGATTGGGCTTTCGGTCGCGGCCGGCGCGACGACCAAGATCAAGCTGATGAGCACCGTGGTGCTGCTCCCGCTCTACACGCCGATGGTGGTGGCCAAGATGACCGCGGCGCTCGATGTTGCCTCTAACGGCCGCTATCACATGGGGATCGGAATCGGCGGCGAGTTCCCGAAAGAATTCGAGGCGTGCGGCGTTCCGGTCAAGCAGCGCGGCTCGCGCACCAACGAGGCGCTCGAGGTCGTGACGAAACTGTGGACCGAAAAGAAGGTCAAGTTCGACGGTAAGTACACCACCTTCGATGGCGTGACCATCGATCCACAGCCCGTGCAGAAACCGCATCCTCCAATCTGGGTCGCCGGCCGCAAGGAGCCTGCGATGCGCCGCGCGGCGACATACGGCGATGGATGGCTGCCGTACATGTACACGCCCGAGATGCTTCACGAGAGCCTCGAGAAAATAAATCAGTTCGGCAAGGAAGCGGGGCGCGACATGAGCAAGTTCCGCCCCGGACTTTTCATCTTCGCGTCGGTTTATCCCGATCGTGACGAGGCTCGCGAGCAGGCGGCGCGTGCACTCGGCAAGAACTACGCGCAGGACTTCACCAAGATCGCGGGACGTTACGCGCTGTACGGAAATCCCGACGATTGCCGCAAGCGGCTCACGGAATATGTCGATGCCGGAGCGCGCACGATCATGGTGAGCTGGGCCTGCCGCCAGGACGATATCGAGGCCAATATGAAGCTTATCGCCGAGGAAGTTGCCCCGGCGTTTCGCTGA